A single Populus alba chromosome 7, ASM523922v2, whole genome shotgun sequence DNA region contains:
- the LOC118049679 gene encoding uncharacterized protein isoform X1 — protein sequence MTSVNWPEMADNWFGGCCCSFGGASEKLVNRYAQSYACPMGVCMLNSTAVTLCSDDLAGCKFSEKYKIQTYKPEQESGDEGLIEEAMRDFETESGRVTRCDSQCGVIQGVNGKSGSSCSKLENHGENVKFKVAEEKTNSSILLSALPASDLSEKVAPGPGCCDSVHHTQDYTDEGGIHDVCGPSLEDQKTTKAMELRINQRSFLNGFLGDAFIARSYNLSTGIEWKQFVCPRCSSLIGAYPCANGDMPVDDGVRLFKCYISTSLPVGGPADLFRKYTLERMFTSQLVESAKDELSFRTVVRDLRTKSPMLQIVLVNPNSWCCSGDCLDTKSNTDSVLKLDLHPVIKVLFSDCSSNTESQLRVLEDWVTKNHADEVFMLVHLIKELIETIASAKVKFPPSCTFLQGLSFSSMPR from the exons ATGACATCGGTTAATTGGCCAGAGATGGCTGACAACTGGTTTGGAGGTTGCTGTTGTTCATTTGGAGGTGCCAGTGAGAAGTTGGTGAATAGGTATGCACAATCATATGCATGTCCAATGGGTGTGTGCATGTTGAATTCTACAGCTGTTACACTTTGCAGTGATGATCTTGCTGGATGtaaattttctgaaaaatataaaatccaaacgTACAAGCCTGAACAGGAGTCTGGCgatgaaggtttaattgaagaagctATGCGAGATTTTGAAACAGAATCTGGAAGAGTTACAAGGTGTGACAGTCAATGTGGAGTGATCCAAGGCGTTAATGGAAAATCAGGGTCTTCATGTTCCAAATTGGAAAACCATGGTGAGAATGTCAAATTTAAAGTTGCAGAGGAAAAAACTAATAGTAGTATTTTATTGTCTGCACTACCAGCATCAGATCTCTCTGAAAAAGTGGCTCCAGGACCAGGTTGTTGTGATTCAGTACATCATACTCAAGATTATACTGATGAAGGTGGCATCCATGATGTGTGCGGGCCTTCTTTGGAAGACCAGAAAACCACAAAAGCTATGGAACTCAGGATAAATCAGAGATCTTTCCTCAATGGCTTTCTTGGAGATGCTTTCATTGCTAGATCCTATAATCTATCTACTGGTATTGAATGGAAGCAATTTGTTTGCCCACGGTGCTCATCTCTTATTGGTGCTTATCCTTGTGCAAATGGGGACATGCCTGTAGATGATGGAGTTAGACTTTTTAAATGCTACATTTCCACTTCTCTGCCAGTTGGTGGACCAGCTGACCTTTTCAG GAAATATACTCTGGAGAGAATGTTCACAAGTCAGCTAGTGGAAAGTGCAAAAGATGAATTATCATTCAGGACCGTGGTCAGGGATTTGAGAACAAAATCTCCCATGCTTCAGATTGTCCTTGTAAATCCAAATTCATGGTGCTGTAGTGGTGATTGTTTGGACACAAAGAGCAATACTGATTCAGTTTTGAAGTTAGATCTACACCCTGTTATCAAGGTTCTGTTTTCAGATTGTAGCAGCAATACAGAATCTCAACTGAG GGTGTTGGAAGATTGGGTGACAAAAAATCATGCAGATGAAGTTTTCATGTTGGTGCATCTAATAAAAGAGTTAATTGAAACCATAGCATCTGCTAAAGTTAAATTTCCGCCATCGTGCACTTTCCTTCAGGGTTTATCCTTTTCGTCCATGCCAAGGTAA
- the LOC118049679 gene encoding uncharacterized protein isoform X4: MTSVNWPEMADNWFGGCCCSFGGASEKLVNRYAQSYACPMGVCMLNSTAVTLCSDDLAGCKFSEKYKIQTYKPEQESGDEGLIEEAMRDFETESGRVTRCDSQCGVIQGVNGKSGSSCSKLENHGENVKFKVAEEKTNSSILLSALPASDLSEKVAPGPGCCDSVHHTQDYTDEGGIHDVCGPSLEDQKTTKAMELRINQRSFLNGFLGDAFIARSYNLSTGIEWKQFVCPRCSSLIGAYPCANGDMPVDDGVRLFKCYISTSLPVGGPADLFRKYTLERMFTSQLVESAKDELSFRTVVRDLRTKSPMLQIVLVNPNSWCCSGDCLDTKSNTDSVLKLDLHPVIKVLFSDCSSNTESQLSLVEVHTVAVKISP; the protein is encoded by the exons ATGACATCGGTTAATTGGCCAGAGATGGCTGACAACTGGTTTGGAGGTTGCTGTTGTTCATTTGGAGGTGCCAGTGAGAAGTTGGTGAATAGGTATGCACAATCATATGCATGTCCAATGGGTGTGTGCATGTTGAATTCTACAGCTGTTACACTTTGCAGTGATGATCTTGCTGGATGtaaattttctgaaaaatataaaatccaaacgTACAAGCCTGAACAGGAGTCTGGCgatgaaggtttaattgaagaagctATGCGAGATTTTGAAACAGAATCTGGAAGAGTTACAAGGTGTGACAGTCAATGTGGAGTGATCCAAGGCGTTAATGGAAAATCAGGGTCTTCATGTTCCAAATTGGAAAACCATGGTGAGAATGTCAAATTTAAAGTTGCAGAGGAAAAAACTAATAGTAGTATTTTATTGTCTGCACTACCAGCATCAGATCTCTCTGAAAAAGTGGCTCCAGGACCAGGTTGTTGTGATTCAGTACATCATACTCAAGATTATACTGATGAAGGTGGCATCCATGATGTGTGCGGGCCTTCTTTGGAAGACCAGAAAACCACAAAAGCTATGGAACTCAGGATAAATCAGAGATCTTTCCTCAATGGCTTTCTTGGAGATGCTTTCATTGCTAGATCCTATAATCTATCTACTGGTATTGAATGGAAGCAATTTGTTTGCCCACGGTGCTCATCTCTTATTGGTGCTTATCCTTGTGCAAATGGGGACATGCCTGTAGATGATGGAGTTAGACTTTTTAAATGCTACATTTCCACTTCTCTGCCAGTTGGTGGACCAGCTGACCTTTTCAG GAAATATACTCTGGAGAGAATGTTCACAAGTCAGCTAGTGGAAAGTGCAAAAGATGAATTATCATTCAGGACCGTGGTCAGGGATTTGAGAACAAAATCTCCCATGCTTCAGATTGTCCTTGTAAATCCAAATTCATGGTGCTGTAGTGGTGATTGTTTGGACACAAAGAGCAATACTGATTCAGTTTTGAAGTTAGATCTACACCCTGTTATCAAGGTTCTGTTTTCAGATTGTAGCAGCAATACAGAATCTCAACTGAG TCTGGTAGAGGTCCATACCGTGGCAGTGAAAATATCGCCTTAA
- the LOC118049679 gene encoding uncharacterized protein isoform X3, with protein MTSVNWPEMADNWFGGCCCSFGGASEKLVNRYAQSYACPMGVCMLNSTAVTLCSDDLAGCKFSEKYKIQTYKPEQESGDEGLIEEAMRDFETESGRVTRCDSQCGVIQGVNGKSGSSCSKLENHGENVKFKVAEEKTNSSILLSALPASDLSEKVAPGPGCCDSVHHTQDYTDEGGIHDVCGPSLEDQKTTKAMELRINQRSFLNGFLGDAFIARSYNLSTGIEWKQFVCPRCSSLIGAYPCANGDMPVDDGVRLFKCYISTSLPVGGPADLFRKYTLERMFTSQLVESAKDELSFRTVVRDLRTKSPMLQIVLVNPNSWCCSGDCLDTKSNTDSVLKLDLHPVIKVLFSDCSSNTESQLSQSGRGPYRGSENIALKE; from the exons ATGACATCGGTTAATTGGCCAGAGATGGCTGACAACTGGTTTGGAGGTTGCTGTTGTTCATTTGGAGGTGCCAGTGAGAAGTTGGTGAATAGGTATGCACAATCATATGCATGTCCAATGGGTGTGTGCATGTTGAATTCTACAGCTGTTACACTTTGCAGTGATGATCTTGCTGGATGtaaattttctgaaaaatataaaatccaaacgTACAAGCCTGAACAGGAGTCTGGCgatgaaggtttaattgaagaagctATGCGAGATTTTGAAACAGAATCTGGAAGAGTTACAAGGTGTGACAGTCAATGTGGAGTGATCCAAGGCGTTAATGGAAAATCAGGGTCTTCATGTTCCAAATTGGAAAACCATGGTGAGAATGTCAAATTTAAAGTTGCAGAGGAAAAAACTAATAGTAGTATTTTATTGTCTGCACTACCAGCATCAGATCTCTCTGAAAAAGTGGCTCCAGGACCAGGTTGTTGTGATTCAGTACATCATACTCAAGATTATACTGATGAAGGTGGCATCCATGATGTGTGCGGGCCTTCTTTGGAAGACCAGAAAACCACAAAAGCTATGGAACTCAGGATAAATCAGAGATCTTTCCTCAATGGCTTTCTTGGAGATGCTTTCATTGCTAGATCCTATAATCTATCTACTGGTATTGAATGGAAGCAATTTGTTTGCCCACGGTGCTCATCTCTTATTGGTGCTTATCCTTGTGCAAATGGGGACATGCCTGTAGATGATGGAGTTAGACTTTTTAAATGCTACATTTCCACTTCTCTGCCAGTTGGTGGACCAGCTGACCTTTTCAG GAAATATACTCTGGAGAGAATGTTCACAAGTCAGCTAGTGGAAAGTGCAAAAGATGAATTATCATTCAGGACCGTGGTCAGGGATTTGAGAACAAAATCTCCCATGCTTCAGATTGTCCTTGTAAATCCAAATTCATGGTGCTGTAGTGGTGATTGTTTGGACACAAAGAGCAATACTGATTCAGTTTTGAAGTTAGATCTACACCCTGTTATCAAGGTTCTGTTTTCAGATTGTAGCAGCAATACAGAATCTCAACTGAG CCAGTCTGGTAGAGGTCCATACCGTGGCAGTGAAAATATCGCCTTAAAAGAGTGA
- the LOC118049679 gene encoding uncharacterized protein isoform X2, producing MADNWFGGCCCSFGGASEKLVNRYAQSYACPMGVCMLNSTAVTLCSDDLAGCKFSEKYKIQTYKPEQESGDEGLIEEAMRDFETESGRVTRCDSQCGVIQGVNGKSGSSCSKLENHGENVKFKVAEEKTNSSILLSALPASDLSEKVAPGPGCCDSVHHTQDYTDEGGIHDVCGPSLEDQKTTKAMELRINQRSFLNGFLGDAFIARSYNLSTGIEWKQFVCPRCSSLIGAYPCANGDMPVDDGVRLFKCYISTSLPVGGPADLFRKYTLERMFTSQLVESAKDELSFRTVVRDLRTKSPMLQIVLVNPNSWCCSGDCLDTKSNTDSVLKLDLHPVIKVLFSDCSSNTESQLRVLEDWVTKNHADEVFMLVHLIKELIETIASAKVKFPPSCTFLQGLSFSSMPR from the exons ATGGCTGACAACTGGTTTGGAGGTTGCTGTTGTTCATTTGGAGGTGCCAGTGAGAAGTTGGTGAATAGGTATGCACAATCATATGCATGTCCAATGGGTGTGTGCATGTTGAATTCTACAGCTGTTACACTTTGCAGTGATGATCTTGCTGGATGtaaattttctgaaaaatataaaatccaaacgTACAAGCCTGAACAGGAGTCTGGCgatgaaggtttaattgaagaagctATGCGAGATTTTGAAACAGAATCTGGAAGAGTTACAAGGTGTGACAGTCAATGTGGAGTGATCCAAGGCGTTAATGGAAAATCAGGGTCTTCATGTTCCAAATTGGAAAACCATGGTGAGAATGTCAAATTTAAAGTTGCAGAGGAAAAAACTAATAGTAGTATTTTATTGTCTGCACTACCAGCATCAGATCTCTCTGAAAAAGTGGCTCCAGGACCAGGTTGTTGTGATTCAGTACATCATACTCAAGATTATACTGATGAAGGTGGCATCCATGATGTGTGCGGGCCTTCTTTGGAAGACCAGAAAACCACAAAAGCTATGGAACTCAGGATAAATCAGAGATCTTTCCTCAATGGCTTTCTTGGAGATGCTTTCATTGCTAGATCCTATAATCTATCTACTGGTATTGAATGGAAGCAATTTGTTTGCCCACGGTGCTCATCTCTTATTGGTGCTTATCCTTGTGCAAATGGGGACATGCCTGTAGATGATGGAGTTAGACTTTTTAAATGCTACATTTCCACTTCTCTGCCAGTTGGTGGACCAGCTGACCTTTTCAG GAAATATACTCTGGAGAGAATGTTCACAAGTCAGCTAGTGGAAAGTGCAAAAGATGAATTATCATTCAGGACCGTGGTCAGGGATTTGAGAACAAAATCTCCCATGCTTCAGATTGTCCTTGTAAATCCAAATTCATGGTGCTGTAGTGGTGATTGTTTGGACACAAAGAGCAATACTGATTCAGTTTTGAAGTTAGATCTACACCCTGTTATCAAGGTTCTGTTTTCAGATTGTAGCAGCAATACAGAATCTCAACTGAG GGTGTTGGAAGATTGGGTGACAAAAAATCATGCAGATGAAGTTTTCATGTTGGTGCATCTAATAAAAGAGTTAATTGAAACCATAGCATCTGCTAAAGTTAAATTTCCGCCATCGTGCACTTTCCTTCAGGGTTTATCCTTTTCGTCCATGCCAAGGTAA